The Streptomyces sp. NBC_00569 genomic sequence GCCAGGGAGGCTGCCGGCCTGCGCCTCGTCGTCGGCAGAGGCGGGGGCGCGCGTGGGCGAGGGTTCGGCGGCGTACGCGTAGCTGCCGGTGGTGGCCGGTCCGGAGAGGAGGGCCAGGAACAGCAGTGGCCACAGCATCGGCGGCAGCGGCAGCGGCAGCGACAGCGGCAGCGGGCGGCTGGTGGTGGTGCGGAGGCGAGGAGTCATTCCGCGCGCCCCTCCCGGAATCGAGTCACCAAGATCGGAGGAATCCCGGAATCAGCGTCACATGACGCAACAATTCCGGCACCTTGGTGCCTCTCCGCTCACTCGGGCCACGCCGCCGCCCGCTGCTCGGCCTACTCCACGGTGAGCAGCACCTTCCCGATGTGTCCGCTCTCCTCCAGGACGCGGTGCGCCTGCGCCGCGTCGCTCATCGGCAGCTTCCGGTCGACGATCGGCCGGACGCGGCCCGTGTCGATCAGCGGCCAGATGTGCTCCCGTACCGCCGCGACGATCGCTGCCTTCTCGGCCAGCGGGCGCGCGCGCAGGGAGGTCGCGGTGATGGCGCCGCGCTTGTTGAGGAGCATGGCGATGTTCAGCTCGCCCTGGATGCCGCCCTGCATGCCGATGATCGCGAGGCGGCCGTTGGTGGCCAGTGCCTGGATGTTGCGGTCCAGGTACTTGGCGCCCATGTTGTCGAGGATGACGTCGGCGCCCGCTCCGTCCGTGGCCCGCTTGATCTCCTCCACGAAGTCCTGCTCGCGGTAGTTGATCAGGATGTCGGCACCGAGCTCGGCGCAGTAGTCGAGCTTCTCCTTGCTGCCCGCCGTCACCGCCACCGTGGCGCCGATCGCCTTGGCCAGCTGGATGGCCATCGTGCCGATGCCGCTGGAGCCGCCGTGGACGAGGAAGGTCTCGCCGGGGCGCAGGTGGGCGATCATGAAGACGTTCGACCAGACGGTCGCGGTCACCTCGGGCAGCGCGGCCGCCGTGACGAGATCGGTGTTCTCGGGTACGGGCAGGAGCTGGCCGGCCGGTACGGCGACCTTCTCGGCGTAACCGCCGCCCGAGAGCAGCGCGCACACCTCGTCGCCGACGGACCAGCCGGACACTCCGGCGCCGAGGGCGACGATGCGTCCCGCGCACTCGAGGCCGGGGATGGCGGTCGCGCCGGGCGGGGGGTTGTAGAGACCCTGACGCTGGAGCAGATCGGCGCGGTTGACGGCCCCGGCCGCCACCTCGACCAGCACTTCACCGTCACCGGGTACGGGATCGGGAACCTCCGCCCAGACGAGCGCCTCAGGTCCACCGGGTTCCGGAATCGTGATCGCATACATGCCGGCGAGGCTACTCCTCGCGGCGATCCGGACGGCGGGACGGCACGTGCCCCGACGCCAGTTCGCGCTGCGCCCCGACCCACCGTCCGGGCACACCCCAACCGTCAACTGTTGGTCCTGTGGTGCCCTCGGCTGTCAGTCGTGAGGTGCCCTCAACCGTCAGTCCTGCGGCAGCCGTCGGGTGTCCGGAACGGACTGAGTGCCGGGGGTGGCCCGGACGATCGTGATCAGACGGTCCGTCAACTGCAGCGTGCCGATGGCCCGGTCGTCGTAACCCAGCACCCGGTGCCCGCGCACCACGCTCACGACCAGGTCCTCGGTCTCCCGGACCTTCAGCCCCACCTCGGCCTTTATGACCGGGCGTTCGACGAGGTCGAGGCCGCTGCCCTGCTGGATGAGGTCCTCCATGACCATGCCCGCGCTCGGGCTCAGCACGGAGAGTCCGAGCAGTCGGCCCGCCGCGCTGGCGCTGGTGATGACGGCGTCGGCGCCCGACTGCCGCAGCAAGGGGGCGTTCTCCTCCTCACGGACGGCCGCCACGATCTTCGCCGCGCGGTTGAGCTGGCGGGCGGTGAGGGTGACCAGGACCGCGGTGTCGTCGCGCTGGGTCGCGACGATGATCTGCCGCGCCCGCTGCACCTCGGCCCGCAGCAGCACATCACTGCGCGTGGCATCGCCGACGACTCCGGCGAACCCGAGCGTCGTGGCCGCCTCGATGACCTTGCTGCTGGGGTCGACGACCACCACCTGATCCGTCTTCAGCCCCGTCGCGCAGACGGTCTGGATCGCCGACCGGCCCTTCGTGCCGAATCCGACGACCACGGTGTGGTCACGCAAGTTGGACCTCCAGCGGTTCAGTCGCCACTCATCCCGCGTGCGCTCGGTGAGCACTTCGAGGGTGGTGCCGACCAGGATGATCAGGAACAGCACACGCAGTGGCGTGATGACGAGGATGTTGACGATCCGGGCGCCGTCACTGACGGGCGTGATGTCGCCGTACCCGGTCGTGGAGAGGGTGACGGTCGCGTAGTAGAACGCGTCCAGCAGGTCGACGCTGCCGTCGGAGTTGTCGCTGTAGCCGGAGCGGTCGACCCAGACGATGATCGCCGTCGCGACCAGCACGGTGAGCGCCATCAGCAGCCGCTTGGCGACCTGCCGCAGCGGCCGCTCGACGACCCGTTTGGGCAGCGTCACCTGACGGGCGACGACCTTCTCGTCGTCCTGGCGGGCCATCGCGTCATGGCCGGGAAGTTTCACGTGAAACACCTCTCGGCGGAGGCGGCGCCTCCGTCGTCACCCGCCGGGTTCCACGACCACAGCAGGTCGAGGATCTCCACTTCCTGTCCGGCCTTCACTCCGCCGGGCGCGACGACGGCGAGCCCGTCGGCGGCGGCGATCCCGCGCAGCATGGCCGGACCGTTGTAGCGCAGCGGCACGGCGTTCTCCCCCCGGACCACGACGGGGACGAGCCGCGTGTCGTGCGGATGCCCGTGCACAGCCGCCTGGAGCGGCACGGTGTACGGCTCCTGCTCCGGCCGTCCCGCGAGCGTCCGCAGCAGCGGCTCGGCAAGTGTGAGGAGCCCGGAAACAGCCGCGAGAGGGTTGCCCGGCAGGCCGACGAGGTGCTGCCCCTCCTTGATGCGGGCGAGCAGCATCGGGTGCCCCGGCCGCACCGCGACTCCGTCGACGAGCAGCTCGGCGTCGACGCGGCTCAACGTCGGGTGCACATGGTCGACCGGGCCCGACGCGGTGCCGCCGGTCGTCACGACGAGGTCGGCGTCCGACGCCCGTACGGCCTTGAGCAGCGCCTTGGGATCGTCGCCCAGACGCCGTACGGAGGTGACCTCCGCGCCGAGCGCCCTCAGCCAGGCCGGCAGCATCGGGCCGAGCGCGTCACGGATGAGGCCCTCACGGGGGAGGCCCTCGGTCAGCAACTCGTCGCCCAGGATGAACACCTCGACCCTCGGGCGCGCCACCGTCAGCAGCTCGTCGTATCCGGCGGCCGCGGCGAGCCCGAGCACCGCCGGCGTCACCAGGGCTCCGGTGGGCAGGAGTTGGTCGCCGGATCGGCACTCCTGGCCTCGGGGGCGGATGTCCTGGCCGTGGCCGACGTCCCCGAGGGCGAACAGCCGGCCCTTGTCGTCGGTGCGGCCGTGCTCACTGCGGATGACGGCGGTCGCGTCCCGCGGGATCCGGGCGCCGGTGGCGATCCGGACGGCCTCACCGTCGGACAGCGGCTCGGGCCGGTCCTGCCCGGCCAGTATCCCCTCGGCCCGTACGTCCCAGGGGCCCGGCCCGGCGACGACCCAGCCGTCCATGGCGGACGTGTCGAAGGAGGGGAGGTCGGAGAGCGCGGCGAGGGGCTCGGCCAGCGTCAGACCGAGCGCCCGGTCGAGCGGCACCCGGCGCTCCGCCGTACCTCCCCG encodes the following:
- a CDS encoding NAD(P)H-quinone oxidoreductase; this encodes MYAITIPEPGGPEALVWAEVPDPVPGDGEVLVEVAAGAVNRADLLQRQGLYNPPPGATAIPGLECAGRIVALGAGVSGWSVGDEVCALLSGGGYAEKVAVPAGQLLPVPENTDLVTAAALPEVTATVWSNVFMIAHLRPGETFLVHGGSSGIGTMAIQLAKAIGATVAVTAGSKEKLDYCAELGADILINYREQDFVEEIKRATDGAGADVILDNMGAKYLDRNIQALATNGRLAIIGMQGGIQGELNIAMLLNKRGAITATSLRARPLAEKAAIVAAVREHIWPLIDTGRVRPIVDRKLPMSDAAQAHRVLEESGHIGKVLLTVE
- a CDS encoding potassium channel family protein, with translation MFHVKLPGHDAMARQDDEKVVARQVTLPKRVVERPLRQVAKRLLMALTVLVATAIIVWVDRSGYSDNSDGSVDLLDAFYYATVTLSTTGYGDITPVSDGARIVNILVITPLRVLFLIILVGTTLEVLTERTRDEWRLNRWRSNLRDHTVVVGFGTKGRSAIQTVCATGLKTDQVVVVDPSSKVIEAATTLGFAGVVGDATRSDVLLRAEVQRARQIIVATQRDDTAVLVTLTARQLNRAAKIVAAVREEENAPLLRQSGADAVITSASAAGRLLGLSVLSPSAGMVMEDLIQQGSGLDLVERPVIKAEVGLKVRETEDLVVSVVRGHRVLGYDDRAIGTLQLTDRLITIVRATPGTQSVPDTRRLPQD
- a CDS encoding molybdopterin molybdotransferase MoeA, with product MSGQSAESPAAQARAAEDGAVDEALALVNEARAADGRGAGGAGVPGAAGSGGGRAGRAGSGTGRPGSERGSAERSRHADPATATSGTDHPGHPAPTHHSDPSDHRTGSRHQAVPWSTARAVAGRAGRGAAARRGGTAERRVPLDRALGLTLAEPLAALSDLPSFDTSAMDGWVVAGPGPWDVRAEGILAGQDRPEPLSDGEAVRIATGARIPRDATAVIRSEHGRTDDKGRLFALGDVGHGQDIRPRGQECRSGDQLLPTGALVTPAVLGLAAAAGYDELLTVARPRVEVFILGDELLTEGLPREGLIRDALGPMLPAWLRALGAEVTSVRRLGDDPKALLKAVRASDADLVVTTGGTASGPVDHVHPTLSRVDAELLVDGVAVRPGHPMLLARIKEGQHLVGLPGNPLAAVSGLLTLAEPLLRTLAGRPEQEPYTVPLQAAVHGHPHDTRLVPVVVRGENAVPLRYNGPAMLRGIAAADGLAVVAPGGVKAGQEVEILDLLWSWNPAGDDGGAASAERCFT